One region of Wyeomyia smithii strain HCP4-BCI-WySm-NY-G18 chromosome 3, ASM2978416v1, whole genome shotgun sequence genomic DNA includes:
- the LOC129728829 gene encoding deubiquitinase OTUD6B-like, translating into MEQMRYDDGAMLVRRIPGDGHCLFAALTAQYYGLEVGSREHTAKVWQLRKQVVRHIRDNLEEFRISLEDTTSEMHNLGNNTEEKIDSFLRRLEGTNLWGGQETIAAAASIFNRRIDVYYEQDPIIQFNRCAAAAGVLRIAYRSAGRNALG; encoded by the coding sequence ATGGAACAAATGCGCTACGACGATGGAGCGATGTTGGTTAGAAGAATACCGGGAGATGGACACTGTTTGTTTGCAGCACTGACTGCCCAGTACTATGGCTTAGAGGTTGGTTCGCGAGAGCACACTGCCAAAGTTTGGCAACTCAGGAAACAGGTTGTCAGACACATCAGAGATAATCTGGAGGAGTTTAGAATATCATTAGAAGACACAACAAGCGAGATGCATAACTTAGGAAACAACACGGAAGAGAAAATAGATTCATTTTTGAGAAGACTAGAAGGTACCAACCTATGGGGTGGCCAAGAAacgatagcagcagcagcatctaTATTCAACAGAAGAATCGATGTCTACTACGAACAAGATCCAATTATACAATTTAACCGGTGTGCGGCCGCAGCAGGAGTATTAAGAATCGCATACAGATCAGCTGGAAGAAATGCTTTAGGATAG
- the LOC129730000 gene encoding 26S proteasome regulatory subunit 6B: protein MAEMEFLTIDKDESDIRPTKDTALDELDLEDLYTKYKKLQKMLEFLEVQEEYIKDEQRNLKKEYLHAQEEVKRIQSVPLVIGQFLEAVDQNNGIVGSTTGSNYFVRILSTIDRELLKPSASVALHKHSNALVDVLPPEADSSISMLQADEKPDVQYSDIGGMDMQKQEIREAVELPLTHFELYKQIGIDPPRGVLMYGPPGCGKTMLAKAVAHHTTAAFIRVVGSEFVQKYLGEGPRMVRDVFRLAKENSPAIIFIDEIDAIATKRFDAQTGADREVQRILLELLNQMDGFDQTTNVKVIMATNRADTLDPALLRPGRLDRKIEFPLPDRRQKRLIFSTITAKMNLSEDVDLEDYVARPDKISGADINAICQEAGMHAVRENRYIVLAKDFEKGYKNNIKKDETEHEFYK from the exons ATGGCGGAAATGGAATTCTTGACAATTGATAAG gaTGAGTCGGACATTCGTCCAACGAAAGATACCGCACTAGACGAGTTAGACCTAGAAGACTTGTACACCAAGTATAAG AAACTTCAAAAAATGTTAGAGTTTTTGGAGGTTCAAGAAGAATATATAAAAGATGAGCAAAGAAACTTAAAAAAAGAGTATCTCCATGCACAGGAGGAAGTTAAGCGTATCCAATCTGTTCCACTAGTTATCGGACAGTTTTTAGAGGCAGTTGATCAGAATAATGGTATCGTGGGATCAACCACAGGATCCAATTATTTTGTTCGCATTCTTTCTACAATTGATCGAGAACTGCTAAAGCCTTCTGCAAGTGTAGCATTGCATAAACACAGTAACGCTCTAGTCGATGTATTGCCTCCCGAAGCCGACAGTTCAATCTCTATGTTGCAAGCAGATGAAAAACCAGACGTTCAATATTCGGACATCGGTGGGATGGATATGCAAAAACAAGAAATTAGAGAAGCTGTAGAGTTACCTCTAACACATTTTGAGCTGTATAAACAAATTGGTATCGATCCACCCAGAGGTGTTCTCATGTATGGACCTCCTGGTTGCGGTAAGACTATGCTAGCTAAGGCAGTAGCACATCATACTACCGCAGCATTTATTAG GGTTGTAGGTTCAGAATTTGTCCAAAAATATCTAGGGGAAGGTCCGCGCATGGTACGTGATGTATTTCGTTTGGCCAAGGAAAACTCTCCAGCAATAATATTTATTGACGAAATCGACGCCATCGCTACCAAACGTTTCGATGCACAAACTGGAGCTGATAGAGAAGTGCAGCGTATTTTATTAGAGCTGTTAAACCAGATGGACGGATTTGATCAAACCACTAACGTTAAGGTTATTATGGCTACTAACCGTGCGGACACTTTGGATCCCGCTCTGCTTCGTCCAGGCCGTTTGGACCGTAAAATTGAGTTTCCTTTGCCAGACCGGCGTCAAAAACGATTGATATTTTCAACAATTACTGCCAAAATGAATCTGTCCGAAGATGTCGATCTTGAGGACTACGTTGCACGACCAGATAAAATATCTGGAGCTGATATTAATGCTATCTGTCAAGAAGCAGGCATGCACGCTGTTAGAGAAAACAG gtatatTGTTCTTGCAAAAGATTTTGAAAAGGGatataaaaataacataaaGAAAGATGAAACGGAACatgaattttataaataa